One Paraburkholderia agricolaris DNA segment encodes these proteins:
- a CDS encoding YciI family protein — MQYLLMIYSEENGWNKMTANERQQGVAAYQAYTESLKKAEVLLGSNRLQHTSTATTVRLVDGKPQVLDGPFSDSKEQLAGYYLIDVPNLDAAIAWASRCPGAAHGLMEVRPVWTAPYDAPSVA, encoded by the coding sequence ATGCAATATCTATTGATGATCTATTCGGAAGAGAACGGCTGGAACAAGATGACCGCCAACGAGCGGCAGCAAGGGGTTGCCGCCTATCAGGCGTACACCGAGTCGTTGAAAAAAGCGGAGGTGCTGCTGGGCTCCAACCGGTTGCAGCACACGAGCACAGCCACCACGGTGCGGCTCGTCGACGGCAAGCCGCAGGTGCTTGACGGACCGTTTTCCGATTCGAAGGAGCAGCTCGCCGGCTACTACCTGATCGACGTGCCCAATCTGGACGCGGCAATCGCGTGGGCGTCGCGTTGTCCCGGCGCGGCGCACGGTCTCATGGAAGTGCGCCCGGTCTGGACTGCCCCCTACGACGCGCCATCTGTTGCATGA
- a CDS encoding DUF2235 domain-containing protein: MKRLFVCCDGTWNSDSDEFQGVPVPTNVVRFFNALSERGEDGIEQLRYYHVGIGANEGRVRRVIDGALGLGLSRDIRTAYKWLSDHYEEGSEIFVIGFSRGAFTARSLVGMLHHCGLPHGATWALVKEAWNLYRLDPKVPENVSRQERFRLAHGKPPPIRFLGVWETVGALGIPEIAELFGLGRQRFEFHDTTLSPEVERAVQALAIDEQRNNFFPTLWTDADGCDPVRVTQLWFPGVHADVGGGYKETGLSDATLKWMIAEAARCGAVFESAMLEQLADADQLSPSAVHGVLHNSLTGFYRRIGFRPRSFPYLAKDSRICSESISALALARQADPPIFQAPYRPNINPAVPVQVRVFASPLWNWTGIFMKEGVRYRFKVPDGQTWLDGDSASGAEGTPGNWMQRLLAWSKRVKGANWFELCGAISYPGESGEAGVPPEPFYFRIGREVEIKAPHSGYLYCFANDASWAYWNNQGSLRVEIVESNGVPAGKAAYPASDEDLTAPATAPGGYGAGQPS, translated from the coding sequence ATGAAAAGACTTTTCGTTTGCTGTGACGGCACATGGAACTCGGATAGCGACGAGTTTCAGGGGGTGCCTGTTCCAACTAACGTTGTGCGCTTTTTCAACGCGTTGAGCGAGCGCGGCGAAGATGGCATCGAACAGCTTCGGTACTATCACGTCGGCATTGGGGCCAACGAAGGCAGGGTGCGCCGCGTCATTGACGGTGCGCTTGGATTAGGACTCTCCCGGGACATTCGAACCGCATACAAGTGGCTGTCCGACCACTACGAAGAAGGTTCTGAAATCTTCGTGATCGGCTTCTCTCGTGGCGCGTTCACGGCGCGAAGCCTGGTGGGCATGTTGCATCACTGTGGGTTGCCGCACGGGGCAACCTGGGCGCTGGTCAAAGAGGCATGGAACCTGTACCGGCTCGACCCGAAAGTACCGGAAAACGTCAGCCGGCAGGAACGCTTCCGCCTCGCGCACGGCAAACCGCCGCCCATTCGCTTCCTGGGCGTATGGGAGACGGTGGGCGCGCTCGGCATCCCTGAAATTGCGGAGTTATTCGGCCTCGGCAGGCAGCGTTTCGAATTTCATGACACGACGCTGTCGCCAGAAGTTGAACGCGCGGTACAAGCCCTTGCGATTGATGAGCAGCGCAACAACTTCTTTCCAACCCTGTGGACGGATGCGGATGGCTGCGACCCGGTGCGCGTGACCCAGTTGTGGTTTCCTGGGGTGCACGCTGATGTCGGTGGCGGCTACAAGGAAACAGGGCTTTCCGATGCCACACTCAAATGGATGATTGCCGAGGCCGCGCGATGCGGCGCGGTGTTTGAGTCAGCCATGCTGGAGCAGTTGGCCGATGCGGATCAGTTGTCGCCGTCCGCGGTACATGGCGTACTTCACAACTCACTGACTGGCTTCTACAGGAGAATCGGCTTTCGTCCGCGATCCTTCCCGTATCTGGCGAAGGATTCGCGAATATGCTCTGAATCGATCTCGGCTCTGGCATTGGCACGACAGGCCGATCCACCTATCTTTCAGGCACCTTATCGACCGAACATAAACCCAGCCGTGCCGGTTCAGGTGCGGGTTTTCGCCAGCCCGTTGTGGAACTGGACAGGCATTTTCATGAAGGAGGGCGTGCGTTACCGGTTCAAGGTGCCTGACGGTCAAACCTGGCTGGATGGGGACAGCGCGTCGGGCGCGGAGGGAACGCCGGGTAACTGGATGCAACGCCTGCTGGCATGGTCCAAACGGGTCAAAGGGGCGAACTGGTTCGAACTCTGCGGTGCAATTTCATACCCGGGGGAGTCGGGGGAAGCCGGCGTGCCGCCTGAACCCTTCTACTTCAGAATCGGTCGAGAGGTGGAGATCAAGGCACCCCACTCAGGTTATCTGTATTGCTTTGCCAACGATGCCAGCTGGGCGTATTGGAATAACCAGGGCAGTCTGCGGGTTGAGATTGTCGAATCGAACGGCGTGCCGGCCGGCAAGGCGGCATACCCGGCTTCAGACGAAGATCTGACCGCGCCTGCAACAGCGCCCGGAGGTTATGGAGCAGGCCAGCCGTCGTGA
- a CDS encoding RNA polymerase sigma factor has protein sequence MNPSGGDRDADGAAHSIAEAVARRSYGKLVALLAMRTRDVAAAEDALADAFAAALADWPKRGCPANPEAWLMTVARRRALDGARHRRVGDEVVNQLAILADEIDEREAGLLPDRRLALLFACTHPALEAAIRTPLMLQVVLGLEAKTIASAFLMSPAAMTKRLVRAKNKIREAGIPFSVPEREELPERLAAVLEAVYAAYAEGWTDPVGSDTERRDLAGEALFLAQLLVELLPEEPETLGLLSLMLYAQARRDSRRDAAGEYVPLSAQDPATWNAPMIDAASALLRRASAFNTIGRFQLEAALQSAHVHRCWTHRPNWDEIVQLYDALLAIAASPVVAVNRALAQAERDGPQAALDALEPYADDPRLSDYQPYWAARADLLARAGATAEALGAYDLAIGLERDPAARRFLQRKRTDLLSAGS, from the coding sequence ATGAACCCGTCCGGCGGCGACCGTGACGCTGACGGCGCCGCACATTCGATTGCGGAGGCGGTCGCTCGCCGCAGTTACGGCAAGCTCGTCGCGCTGCTGGCGATGCGTACCCGCGACGTCGCCGCGGCCGAGGACGCGCTGGCCGATGCGTTTGCGGCCGCGCTCGCGGACTGGCCGAAGCGCGGCTGCCCCGCGAATCCCGAAGCGTGGCTGATGACGGTTGCGCGCCGCCGGGCGCTCGACGGCGCGCGCCATCGCCGGGTCGGCGATGAAGTGGTGAACCAGCTCGCGATCCTCGCCGACGAGATCGACGAGCGCGAAGCCGGCCTGTTGCCCGACCGGCGGCTTGCGCTCCTGTTCGCGTGCACGCACCCGGCGCTCGAGGCGGCGATTCGCACGCCGCTCATGCTGCAGGTGGTGCTGGGGCTCGAAGCGAAGACGATTGCATCCGCGTTCCTGATGTCGCCCGCCGCGATGACCAAGCGTCTCGTTCGAGCGAAGAACAAGATCCGCGAAGCCGGCATTCCGTTCAGCGTACCGGAGCGCGAGGAGTTGCCCGAGCGGCTCGCTGCGGTGCTGGAAGCGGTCTATGCAGCGTATGCGGAAGGATGGACCGATCCGGTCGGCAGCGATACCGAGCGGCGCGATCTCGCCGGCGAGGCGCTGTTTCTTGCACAACTGCTCGTCGAACTGCTGCCCGAGGAACCGGAGACGCTTGGTCTGCTCTCGCTGATGCTGTACGCGCAGGCGCGGCGCGATTCGCGACGCGATGCAGCCGGCGAGTACGTGCCGCTGTCGGCTCAGGATCCGGCGACATGGAACGCGCCGATGATCGATGCCGCCAGCGCGTTGCTAAGACGCGCAAGCGCATTCAACACCATTGGACGTTTTCAGCTCGAGGCCGCGCTGCAGTCGGCGCACGTCCACCGCTGCTGGACGCATCGCCCGAACTGGGATGAGATCGTGCAACTCTACGATGCGCTGCTCGCGATCGCAGCGTCGCCGGTGGTCGCCGTGAACCGTGCGCTCGCTCAGGCGGAACGGGACGGCCCGCAGGCGGCACTCGACGCGCTCGAGCCATACGCGGACGATCCGCGACTGAGCGACTACCAGCCGTACTGGGCCGCGCGTGCCGATCTGCTCGCACGTGCCGGTGCGACCGCCGAAGCGCTTGGCGCATACGACCTCGCGATCGGACTCGAGCGCGATCCGGCTGCGCGCCGGTTCCTGCAGCGCAAACGCACTGATCTGTTATCGGCGGGAAGTTAG
- a CDS encoding DNA-binding protein, producing MFTDADTITDERVAQIADRMVEEGRKVSPVTIWPELPGGSIVAIAAALQRWREVRQPVTPPMQVQAALPEHIAETMMSAADRLWMAAQGEADKAVSQHLSAVNQQLDALRVERDEVLVEYQKSAEEVATGHERHIALTNALSASEAMSARLTAELAAATSWAEAGEARAEELAQRVSTEQAALEHTRAELDEERKAREELATAVSNQNDEIARMKQELDEARQEISSLGFDCQAKSAEADKASQEATAASARAEAATVQASESLARVAGLEAERDEARHALEAERQTSAARREEAAIQFDELQRVSRELEAAREQAGAMTEAKTAADAELARISQEASAASAELARVSQEASVAKEQAAAEIAQISQEAAATSAELARISHDASAAKERAESAEQHAATLAQRLADLEQAKTVEAERWAQESSAASSRADAAAAQVSESLARVATLDADLTEARNALAAEQQTSAARREEASVQLGELQRVTSELEAARQQVSAITEAKSAADAELAQLAQNASATSAELARVSQDASAAKERAEAVEQHAAALQQQLADLEQAKSADAERWAQEAGAASSRVEAATAQAHESLTRLAALEAELGEARSALAAERDAGVARHDEASLQLGELQRVTRELETAREQVGAITEAKTAAETELARVSQSASATSEELARVAQAGTSAKERAEAAEQHAAMLAQRLAEVEKIRAEEGRRNLQLATQASESATAEEVAELQRQISAQAKAHEKAFNELRAIAEQWVAHAKDLKERLGSANEKLLFIDSRSTGEVALIRKLSSELERFKPDSDLISRDTQQKLIGATMAERLSQKGYRYDPTTAVMSKVER from the coding sequence ATGTTCACGGACGCAGACACAATCACGGACGAACGGGTCGCGCAAATCGCGGATCGTATGGTCGAGGAAGGCCGGAAAGTTTCCCCGGTGACCATTTGGCCGGAGCTTCCCGGCGGGTCGATTGTTGCCATTGCAGCGGCTTTGCAACGCTGGCGCGAAGTGAGGCAGCCCGTTACGCCGCCTATGCAGGTGCAGGCTGCATTGCCGGAGCACATTGCCGAAACCATGATGAGCGCCGCGGATCGGCTCTGGATGGCCGCTCAAGGCGAAGCCGACAAGGCGGTCAGTCAGCACCTGAGCGCCGTGAACCAGCAACTCGACGCTCTCCGGGTGGAACGGGATGAGGTGCTAGTCGAGTACCAGAAGTCGGCCGAAGAAGTTGCGACCGGGCACGAGCGGCATATTGCGCTGACGAATGCGCTGAGTGCTTCCGAGGCTATGTCCGCTCGGCTCACAGCGGAACTCGCGGCCGCGACGAGCTGGGCCGAAGCGGGCGAGGCTCGCGCGGAAGAACTGGCGCAGCGTGTGTCGACGGAACAGGCCGCGCTGGAGCACACCAGGGCGGAACTCGACGAGGAGCGCAAGGCGCGCGAAGAGCTGGCCACCGCCGTGTCGAACCAGAACGACGAAATCGCGCGGATGAAGCAGGAGCTCGATGAGGCGCGGCAGGAGATTTCCTCGCTGGGCTTCGATTGTCAGGCGAAGTCGGCCGAAGCGGATAAAGCGTCGCAGGAGGCAACTGCGGCGTCGGCGCGAGCGGAAGCGGCCACGGTGCAGGCGAGCGAGAGTCTCGCACGTGTCGCCGGACTGGAAGCCGAAAGGGATGAGGCGCGTCACGCACTTGAAGCAGAGCGCCAGACAAGCGCAGCGCGACGTGAGGAAGCCGCGATTCAGTTCGACGAATTGCAGCGCGTGAGCCGGGAACTTGAGGCGGCGCGGGAGCAGGCCGGTGCGATGACCGAAGCGAAAACGGCGGCGGATGCTGAGCTCGCCAGGATTTCGCAGGAGGCGTCGGCGGCGAGCGCTGAACTGGCGCGAGTCTCGCAGGAGGCGTCGGTGGCGAAGGAGCAGGCGGCGGCTGAGATCGCGCAGATCTCGCAGGAAGCTGCCGCCACGAGTGCCGAGTTGGCGCGGATTTCGCATGATGCGTCGGCGGCGAAGGAGCGGGCAGAATCGGCGGAACAGCATGCCGCGACGTTGGCGCAGCGACTTGCGGACCTCGAACAGGCGAAGACGGTTGAAGCGGAGCGGTGGGCTCAGGAATCGAGCGCGGCCTCATCGCGTGCGGACGCCGCCGCGGCGCAGGTGAGCGAGAGCCTGGCGCGGGTCGCCACATTGGACGCCGACCTGACTGAGGCGCGCAACGCGCTTGCAGCAGAGCAGCAGACGAGCGCAGCGCGGCGCGAGGAAGCGTCGGTTCAGCTTGGCGAACTACAGCGCGTGACGAGCGAACTCGAGGCGGCGCGGCAACAGGTTAGCGCCATCACGGAGGCGAAATCCGCTGCGGATGCTGAACTGGCTCAGCTTGCGCAGAATGCGTCGGCGACGAGCGCCGAACTGGCCCGGGTTTCACAAGACGCCTCGGCCGCAAAGGAACGGGCGGAGGCCGTCGAACAGCATGCCGCGGCGTTGCAGCAGCAGCTTGCCGACCTCGAGCAAGCGAAATCGGCCGATGCGGAACGCTGGGCGCAGGAGGCCGGCGCGGCCTCGTCGCGCGTAGAAGCGGCCACGGCGCAGGCACATGAGAGCCTGACGCGGCTTGCTGCGCTTGAAGCTGAACTGGGTGAAGCGCGCAGCGCGCTCGCGGCAGAGCGCGACGCAGGCGTAGCGCGGCACGATGAAGCGTCGCTTCAACTGGGCGAACTGCAGCGTGTGACGAGGGAACTCGAGACGGCGCGCGAACAGGTCGGCGCCATCACCGAGGCGAAAACGGCGGCGGAAACTGAGTTGGCTCGGGTATCGCAGAGTGCGTCTGCGACGAGCGAGGAACTGGCCCGGGTTGCACAAGCCGGTACCAGCGCAAAGGAACGGGCCGAGGCCGCCGAGCAGCACGCCGCGATGTTGGCGCAACGTCTCGCGGAAGTCGAAAAAATTCGCGCGGAAGAAGGACGACGCAACCTTCAGCTTGCTACTCAAGCGTCCGAATCTGCGACGGCGGAAGAAGTCGCCGAGTTGCAACGCCAGATCTCGGCGCAGGCCAAAGCGCATGAGAAGGCTTTTAACGAGCTTAGAGCGATCGCGGAACAGTGGGTCGCGCATGCGAAGGATCTCAAGGAAAGGCTCGGTTCGGCAAACGAGAAGCTTCTGTTTATCGACTCACGCAGTACAGGAGAAGTGGCGCTCATCCGCAAGCTCTCGTCCGAACTTGAGCGCTTCAAGCCGGATAGCGATCTGATATCCCGGGACACGCAGCAAAAGCTGATCGGCGCAACGATGGCCGAGCGGCTTTCGCAGAAGGGTTACCGGTACGACCCGACGACGGCGGTGATGTCGAAAGTCGAGCGTTGA
- a CDS encoding helix-turn-helix transcriptional regulator — MQLEVSDVAFHQRLGRLVEKLDDKQFWHALIDLLRKVVHVDNWVVVIFWPNGTPQLVAEIPARAPHDELFKGYLNSVYLLDPFYQFSLGAISPGVYCLDEVAPDHFRETEYFRRYFSVNVLEDEVQLLAPLPAGGTLSVSLGSERRFSSTEIGTLCLYGAWLLPLMCHALSAQTALLPPPVHSSTESDRRLHFEEALRKRSNASLTHREIEVALMILAGHSTKNMAKLLGVSPATAKVHRRNLYRKLNISSQSTLFLLIMDGESETS, encoded by the coding sequence ATGCAGCTTGAAGTATCGGACGTCGCGTTTCATCAGCGGCTTGGACGTCTGGTCGAGAAACTCGACGACAAACAGTTCTGGCACGCGCTGATCGACCTGTTGCGCAAGGTGGTCCACGTTGACAACTGGGTGGTGGTGATTTTCTGGCCCAACGGAACACCCCAGTTGGTCGCGGAAATCCCGGCGCGCGCGCCCCACGACGAACTGTTCAAAGGGTATTTGAATAGCGTCTATTTGCTGGACCCTTTCTATCAATTCAGCCTGGGCGCGATCAGCCCGGGTGTGTATTGCCTCGACGAAGTGGCGCCCGATCATTTCCGCGAAACCGAATACTTTCGCCGCTATTTTTCGGTGAACGTGCTGGAAGACGAGGTGCAACTTCTGGCGCCATTGCCTGCGGGCGGCACGCTATCTGTATCGCTGGGTAGTGAACGCCGCTTTAGCTCGACTGAAATCGGCACGCTCTGTCTGTACGGCGCATGGTTGCTGCCGTTGATGTGCCATGCGCTGTCGGCGCAGACAGCGCTACTCCCGCCGCCGGTGCATTCGTCCACAGAAAGTGACCGGCGCCTTCACTTCGAAGAGGCGTTGCGCAAGCGCTCCAACGCTTCGCTGACCCATCGTGAGATTGAAGTCGCGCTGATGATTCTGGCCGGTCATTCGACCAAAAATATGGCAAAACTGCTTGGCGTGTCACCGGCCACCGCAAAGGTTCATCGGCGCAATCTTTACAGGAAGCTGAACATCTCATCGCAGTCGACGCTATTTCTACTCATCATGGACGGAGAATCGGAGACAAGCTGA
- a CDS encoding winged helix-turn-helix domain-containing protein, with protein sequence MPFRILFVEDDDRLSALVTDYLRKREYEVEAVLHGNEAVQAILERRPDLAILEANLSGKDGFQIYCDACEQFDGMIIMVPERNKQFAEVLGLEFGADDPIHQSVEPRVLLVRIKAQSRPVTTRAAEAAQPERYTFGKFEICRASRMVKLPDGSQPDLTSAEFDLLWALVSCAGEVVSRDELMRQLRGIEFDGLDRTIDGGISKLRRKLHDDAGTSQRIKTVRGKGYQFSKLAWD encoded by the coding sequence ATGCCATTCCGGATCCTGTTTGTCGAAGACGATGACCGCCTGTCGGCGCTGGTCACCGACTATCTGCGCAAACGCGAATACGAAGTCGAGGCGGTGCTGCACGGCAACGAAGCCGTGCAGGCCATTCTCGAGCGTCGTCCGGACCTGGCGATTCTCGAAGCGAACCTGTCAGGCAAGGACGGTTTCCAGATTTACTGCGACGCGTGCGAGCAGTTCGACGGGATGATCATCATGGTGCCCGAGCGCAACAAACAGTTCGCCGAAGTACTGGGCCTCGAATTCGGCGCGGACGACCCCATACATCAATCCGTCGAACCACGCGTGCTGCTGGTGCGCATCAAGGCGCAATCGCGCCCCGTGACCACGCGTGCGGCGGAGGCTGCCCAACCCGAGCGCTATACCTTCGGCAAGTTCGAGATCTGCCGGGCAAGCCGGATGGTCAAGCTCCCGGACGGCAGCCAGCCCGATCTGACATCGGCCGAGTTCGACTTGCTGTGGGCATTGGTGAGTTGCGCGGGCGAGGTGGTGAGCCGTGACGAGTTGATGCGGCAACTGCGCGGCATCGAATTCGACGGACTCGACCGTACGATCGACGGCGGCATTTCCAAATTGCGCCGCAAGCTGCACGACGACGCCGGTACGTCGCAGCGCATCAAGACGGTCCGCGGCAAGGGCTATCAGTTCAGCAAGCTGGCCTGGGATTGA
- a CDS encoding potassium transporter Kup → MPKLALAAIGIVFGDIGTSPLYTMSTVFDSGHGLVLNRFNVLGVVSLIIWSLIIVVTLKYVTLIMRAHNHGEGGIMALLALASSSVMDRPRLRNGLLLAGVFGAALFYGDGVITPAISVLSAVEGLQVAEPQLKPYVVSIALVVLVALFLMQRRGTAGIGAVFGPVMVLWFGVIAVVGLLNIGRAPAILDAFNPLMGLEFLLRNGWRAFVSLGAVVLALTGAEALYADMGHFGAPPIRLSWFVLVLPALALNYLGQGALLLSDPKTVDNPFFHLFPSATLFPMVVLATVATVIASQAVISGAFSMTRQAMQLGFMPRMGIIYTSEREVGQIYVPAINWLLLIAVVGAVLGFGSSTALGSAYGIAVTGTMMITTFLTFYVVRYAWHYNWLLCVLATGFFFVIDLAFFSANLLKFVDGGWFPLLLGAIMFTIMSTWHRGRGLMIDEARSHAGTQPLGTYLDCLFAKETIRVPGTAVFLNIDVNAVPHALVNNLEHNHVLHERALFVHVTNLDVPYVPREQRVTITSLGHDCHTIVVAYGFKDEANLPQALRDCEPKGLVIDPAQVSYFLSRATVVATGGKGMPVWRERLFSVMAHNIGNLAAYFKLTANRVIELGSRVEI, encoded by the coding sequence ATGCCCAAACTGGCGCTGGCCGCCATTGGCATTGTGTTCGGCGACATCGGCACCAGTCCGCTCTACACCATGAGCACGGTATTCGATTCGGGCCACGGACTGGTGCTCAACCGCTTCAACGTGCTGGGCGTGGTCTCGCTCATCATCTGGTCGCTAATCATCGTGGTGACGCTCAAGTATGTGACGCTGATCATGCGCGCTCACAACCACGGCGAGGGCGGCATCATGGCGCTGCTGGCGCTGGCTTCCAGTTCGGTGATGGACCGCCCGCGGCTGCGCAACGGCTTGCTGCTTGCCGGTGTGTTCGGCGCGGCGCTGTTCTATGGCGACGGCGTGATCACGCCGGCTATCTCGGTGCTCAGCGCGGTGGAAGGTCTGCAAGTGGCGGAGCCGCAGCTCAAACCCTACGTGGTATCGATCGCGCTGGTCGTGCTGGTCGCCTTGTTCCTCATGCAGCGGCGCGGCACGGCTGGTATCGGCGCGGTGTTCGGGCCGGTGATGGTGTTGTGGTTCGGCGTAATCGCGGTGGTCGGGTTGCTCAACATCGGTCGCGCGCCGGCCATCCTGGACGCTTTCAATCCGCTCATGGGCCTCGAATTCCTGCTGCGCAATGGCTGGCGAGCCTTTGTGTCACTCGGCGCGGTGGTGCTGGCGCTGACCGGCGCCGAGGCGCTGTATGCCGACATGGGCCACTTCGGCGCGCCGCCGATCCGCCTGTCGTGGTTCGTTCTCGTGCTGCCCGCGCTGGCGCTCAACTACCTGGGTCAGGGTGCGCTGCTGTTGTCGGACCCCAAGACCGTGGACAACCCCTTCTTCCACCTGTTCCCGTCGGCGACGCTGTTCCCGATGGTGGTGCTAGCCACGGTGGCGACGGTGATCGCGTCGCAGGCGGTGATCAGCGGCGCGTTTTCTATGACCAGGCAGGCCATGCAACTGGGCTTCATGCCGCGCATGGGCATCATCTACACCTCGGAACGCGAAGTCGGCCAGATCTACGTACCCGCCATCAACTGGCTGCTGCTGATCGCGGTGGTGGGCGCCGTGCTGGGCTTCGGTTCCTCTACGGCGCTGGGTTCGGCCTATGGCATCGCCGTAACGGGCACCATGATGATCACCACCTTCCTCACGTTCTACGTGGTGCGCTACGCGTGGCACTACAACTGGTTGTTGTGCGTGCTGGCTACCGGCTTTTTCTTCGTCATCGACCTAGCGTTCTTCTCGGCCAATCTGCTCAAGTTCGTGGATGGCGGGTGGTTCCCGCTGCTGCTGGGCGCGATCATGTTCACCATCATGTCCACCTGGCATCGTGGCCGTGGGCTGATGATCGACGAAGCCCGCAGCCATGCCGGCACACAGCCGCTCGGCACCTACCTGGATTGCCTGTTCGCGAAGGAAACGATCCGCGTGCCCGGCACGGCAGTGTTCCTGAACATCGACGTCAACGCTGTGCCGCACGCGTTGGTCAACAACCTGGAGCACAACCATGTGCTGCACGAACGCGCGCTGTTCGTGCACGTGACCAACCTGGATGTGCCCTATGTGCCACGCGAGCAGCGCGTGACAATCACGTCGCTGGGCCACGACTGCCATACCATCGTCGTGGCCTACGGCTTCAAGGACGAGGCCAACCTGCCGCAAGCGCTGCGCGACTGCGAGCCGAAGGGCCTGGTGATCGATCCGGCGCAGGTGTCCTATTTCCTCAGTCGTGCCACTGTGGTGGCGACCGGAGGCAAGGGCATGCCGGTGTGGCGCGAGCGATTGTTCAGCGTAATGGCGCACAATATCGGTAACCTCGCGGCTTATTTCAAGCTGACCGCGAACCGGGTGATCGAACTGGGCTCGCGGGTCGAAATATGA
- a CDS encoding CFI-box-CTERM domain-containing protein, giving the protein MITYRGEPKKSVCPFCGTTYRKFGCFLATAVYGDYDAPQVRLLRDFRDHVLNRSSAGRAMVQLYYRTSPPIADFLRTHPGSAAAVRLALDVLIRFITLINGKVRWIGANRRNDGQ; this is encoded by the coding sequence ATGATCACCTATCGCGGAGAACCGAAGAAATCCGTTTGTCCCTTCTGTGGCACGACCTATCGAAAGTTCGGCTGCTTTCTCGCTACGGCCGTGTATGGCGATTACGACGCGCCGCAGGTGCGCTTGCTGAGAGACTTCCGCGATCACGTCCTGAATCGATCATCCGCTGGCCGGGCGATGGTTCAGTTGTATTACCGCACGTCTCCTCCAATCGCCGACTTTCTGCGTACTCATCCAGGCTCGGCGGCAGCCGTTCGTTTAGCGCTTGATGTGTTGATTCGCTTCATCACGCTTATTAACGGAAAGGTCCGCTGGATTGGCGCGAATCGGCGAAACGATGGGCAATAG